One genomic region from Pseudomonas sp. R5-89-07 encodes:
- a CDS encoding acyl-CoA dehydrogenase family protein — MTAKPHSVPRSPLQTAQLLAAEFALNAVERDERGGTPKAERDALRQSGLLALSIPGQYGGLGARWSETLGIVREFAKVDSSIAHVFGFHHLMLATVRLFSRPDQWQPWFEQTARKNWFWGNALNPLDTRTVVKHFGGWREFSGKKSFCSGANDSEMLIASAVDESAGGKLLIAAIPSGRSGITLHNDWNTIGQRQTDSGSASFERVRVEESELLLDPGPLSTPFACLRPLIAQLTFTHLFLGIAEGAFEEARHYTLTETRAWHKSMAEDVRQDPYVLHHYGDFWVALQGVRLLVERAAELFDQAWAKGPSLSEQERGQLAIAIATAKVAATRQGLDLCTRLFEVTGARSTHASLRLDRHWRNLRTQTLHDPLDYKLHELGDWALNQALPIPTFYS, encoded by the coding sequence GTGACCGCCAAACCCCACAGCGTGCCGCGCTCTCCACTGCAAACCGCCCAACTGCTGGCCGCCGAATTCGCGCTCAACGCCGTCGAGCGTGACGAGCGCGGCGGCACCCCCAAAGCTGAACGTGACGCCCTGCGCCAAAGTGGCCTGCTCGCCCTGAGTATTCCCGGCCAGTACGGCGGCCTCGGGGCGCGCTGGAGCGAGACGCTGGGTATCGTGCGCGAGTTCGCCAAGGTCGACAGCTCCATCGCCCATGTCTTTGGCTTCCATCACCTGATGCTCGCCACCGTGCGCCTGTTCTCGCGGCCGGACCAATGGCAACCGTGGTTCGAACAAACTGCGCGCAAAAACTGGTTCTGGGGCAATGCCCTGAATCCGCTGGACACGCGCACGGTGGTCAAGCACTTCGGCGGCTGGCGCGAATTCTCCGGCAAGAAAAGCTTCTGTTCCGGCGCCAACGATTCAGAAATGCTCATCGCCTCGGCAGTCGACGAAAGCGCTGGGGGCAAGCTGCTGATTGCCGCCATTCCCAGCGGGCGCAGCGGGATCACCTTGCACAATGACTGGAACACCATCGGCCAGCGCCAGACCGACAGCGGCAGCGCCAGCTTTGAACGGGTGCGCGTAGAGGAGTCGGAGTTACTGCTCGATCCAGGCCCACTGAGCACGCCCTTCGCCTGTCTGCGGCCATTGATCGCCCAGCTCACCTTCACCCACCTGTTTTTAGGCATTGCCGAGGGCGCCTTCGAAGAGGCGCGCCACTACACCCTGACCGAAACCCGTGCGTGGCATAAATCCATGGCCGAGGACGTACGCCAGGACCCTTACGTGCTGCACCACTACGGCGATTTCTGGGTCGCGCTGCAAGGCGTGCGCCTGCTGGTCGAACGCGCCGCCGAGCTCTTCGACCAGGCATGGGCCAAAGGGCCCAGCCTCAGCGAACAGGAACGCGGCCAACTGGCCATTGCCATCGCTACCGCGAAAGTTGCCGCGACGCGCCAGGGCCTGGATCTGTGCACCCGCCTATTCGAAGTCACCGGCGCGCGCTCCACCCACGCATCACTGCGCCTGGACCGCCACTGGCGCAACCTGCGCACACAAACCCTGCACGACCCGCTGGATTACAAACTCCACGAACTGGGTGACTGGGCGTTGAACCAGGCACTGCCGATTCCTACGTTCTACTCCTGA
- a CDS encoding KamA family radical SAM protein: MSMFDQAIHRSVQWQDWRWQQKNALRDEPTLRDACGGWGEETTAHIEHNLQGRKMQITPYYIDLIKRSLTSGAITDHPLWRQVVPYWSEQVEGDYDGTSENWELGHEMKTPICQHKYDNRVILRTTNTCNAYCQFCFEALRTLQVGTEKANASRDSFMESVEYIRGNPAIEEVILSGGDPLMLADRKLEENLAALRGISDDLLIRIHSRALSFNPFRVTDELIAMLEKYKVNAFGVHVCHPLELSPDFAAAVKRIQGVVPIVFSNMPLLRGVNDDEATLHKLFIDLYRLGVKPYYLYHFMPFSPGASEYKASISQAIAIMDRLKRRVSNIALPEYVLPHAQGKFTVPLLDFETPENLPHFEVRDGQRHYRFRNWEGQWCSWQDA; the protein is encoded by the coding sequence ATGTCGATGTTTGATCAAGCAATTCACCGCTCGGTACAGTGGCAAGACTGGCGCTGGCAGCAGAAGAATGCCCTGCGTGATGAACCGACACTTCGCGATGCCTGCGGTGGTTGGGGTGAGGAAACAACCGCGCATATTGAGCACAACCTGCAAGGGCGCAAGATGCAGATCACGCCTTACTACATCGATCTGATCAAGCGTTCGCTGACCTCTGGCGCAATCACGGACCACCCGCTGTGGCGCCAAGTGGTGCCGTATTGGAGCGAGCAGGTGGAGGGTGACTACGATGGCACTTCCGAGAATTGGGAGTTGGGCCATGAAATGAAAACACCCATCTGCCAGCACAAGTACGACAACCGCGTCATCCTGCGCACCACCAATACCTGCAATGCCTACTGCCAATTTTGCTTCGAAGCGCTGCGTACCTTGCAGGTGGGGACTGAAAAGGCCAACGCCAGCCGGGATTCCTTCATGGAATCGGTGGAGTACATCCGCGGCAACCCGGCCATCGAAGAGGTGATTCTCAGCGGCGGTGATCCGTTGATGCTGGCCGACCGCAAGCTCGAAGAGAACCTGGCGGCGCTGCGCGGCATCAGTGACGACCTGCTGATCCGTATTCACTCGCGCGCCCTGAGCTTCAACCCGTTTCGCGTCACCGACGAGCTGATCGCGATGCTGGAAAAGTACAAGGTCAATGCGTTCGGCGTGCACGTGTGCCATCCGCTCGAACTGAGCCCCGACTTTGCGGCGGCGGTCAAACGTATCCAGGGCGTGGTGCCGATTGTGTTTTCCAATATGCCGTTGTTACGCGGCGTCAACGACGATGAAGCGACGCTGCACAAACTGTTCATTGATCTTTATCGTCTGGGTGTAAAGCCTTATTACTTGTATCACTTCATGCCGTTTTCACCCGGCGCGTCGGAATATAAGGCTTCGATCAGCCAGGCCATTGCGATCATGGACCGTCTTAAACGGCGGGTATCCAATATTGCCCTGCCTGAATATGTGCTACCGCATGCGCAAGGCAAGTTTACCGTGCCACTGTTGGACTTTGAAACGCCCGAGAATTTGCCGCACTTCGAAGTGCGTGATGGGCAGCGCCATTACCGTTTCCGTAACTGGGAAGGGCAGTGGTGCAGTTGGCAGGATGCCTGA
- a CDS encoding thiamine pyrophosphate-binding protein, with amino-acid sequence MSKVATQPSSPLRAWWLKWRFHLNILLVLVPLGFMPKYFADAALFRGDAGIGERVAGDVQVGPWSLTLAEFRNEGPSPDPAGPMKAFNAALCAACAEQVKATYLRIGKPRSLRAAGVIFFGTPYRMGAVLPVPERTPPDAELWVTMEGWDGSMHQGSIPLSQASPATIAWLNKQGVKP; translated from the coding sequence ATGAGCAAGGTCGCGACCCAACCCTCTTCACCCCTGCGGGCCTGGTGGCTGAAGTGGCGTTTCCATCTCAACATTCTGCTGGTGCTGGTGCCGCTGGGATTCATGCCCAAATATTTTGCCGATGCCGCACTGTTTCGCGGCGATGCCGGGATCGGCGAGCGGGTCGCCGGGGACGTCCAGGTCGGCCCCTGGAGCCTGACCCTCGCGGAGTTTCGCAACGAAGGCCCAAGCCCGGACCCGGCCGGCCCGATGAAAGCCTTTAACGCCGCCCTGTGCGCCGCCTGCGCCGAACAGGTCAAGGCCACTTACCTGCGCATCGGCAAACCCCGCAGCCTGCGGGCCGCCGGGGTGATTTTCTTTGGCACGCCCTACCGCATGGGCGCCGTGCTGCCGGTGCCGGAGCGCACGCCGCCCGACGCCGAACTGTGGGTCACCATGGAAGGCTGGGACGGCAGCATGCACCAGGGTTCCATTCCGCTGAGCCAGGCCTCGCCTGCCACCATTGCCTGGCTGAACAAGCAAGGAGTCAAACCATGA
- a CDS encoding PepSY domain-containing protein — MSKKSRSKLWFLVHSWLALPIWFFVLIVCVTGTLAVVSQEIVWLANPDIRASKPSDDAQPLSFDQVIAAIQRDEPQVIVRSIIRPDESHFALTVGLSYPDGRSVEAYANPYTGALQGISPSFDFQQFTRALHGWWLVPFTNGYSWGWYLVSLLGLPLLASLITGLVVYKRFWKGFLRPTLRIRHGARIFWGDFHRLSGIWSIWFIAVISITGTWFLIEATLADNQISISSEPIVPVIAREKVPLSAPGVPAPMISLDEAIKIATQRIPGLEATFAFLPLNAYSHLQIGGRGWYPLMFQTAQLNPYSGEIAVSHLLSDRTPLEFVTESMRPLHTGDFGGLWIKLIWAFFGLVLSMMVLSGLLIWTKRTALATLNALKREAKTQRTPVPLPALQAETSETH; from the coding sequence ATGTCGAAGAAGTCACGCTCAAAACTCTGGTTTCTCGTACACAGCTGGCTGGCACTGCCCATCTGGTTCTTTGTACTGATCGTCTGCGTCACTGGCACCCTGGCGGTGGTCAGCCAGGAAATCGTCTGGCTCGCCAACCCGGATATCCGCGCGAGCAAGCCGTCGGATGATGCCCAGCCGCTGAGCTTCGACCAGGTAATCGCCGCCATCCAGCGTGACGAGCCCCAGGTCATCGTGCGCTCGATCATCCGCCCAGACGAATCACACTTCGCATTGACGGTCGGCCTCAGCTATCCGGACGGGCGTTCGGTCGAGGCCTATGCCAACCCCTACACGGGCGCCCTCCAGGGCATCAGCCCGTCGTTCGACTTCCAGCAATTTACCCGCGCCCTGCACGGCTGGTGGCTGGTGCCATTCACCAACGGTTACAGCTGGGGCTGGTACCTGGTGTCACTGCTCGGCCTGCCCCTGCTGGCTTCGTTGATTACCGGGCTGGTGGTGTACAAGCGTTTCTGGAAAGGTTTCCTGCGCCCCACCCTGCGCATCCGCCACGGCGCACGCATCTTCTGGGGTGACTTCCACCGCCTGAGCGGTATCTGGTCGATCTGGTTCATCGCCGTCATTTCCATCACCGGCACCTGGTTCCTGATCGAGGCGACGCTGGCCGACAATCAGATCTCCATCTCCAGCGAGCCCATCGTGCCGGTGATTGCCCGGGAGAAGGTGCCGCTGTCCGCACCCGGCGTGCCGGCCCCAATGATCAGCCTGGACGAAGCAATCAAGATCGCCACCCAGCGCATTCCGGGGCTGGAGGCCACGTTTGCGTTCCTGCCGCTCAATGCCTACAGCCACCTGCAGATCGGCGGGCGCGGCTGGTACCCGCTGATGTTCCAGACCGCACAACTGAACCCCTACAGCGGTGAAATCGCTGTTTCGCACCTGCTGTCCGATCGCACCCCCCTGGAGTTCGTCACCGAGTCCATGCGCCCACTGCACACCGGTGACTTTGGCGGCCTGTGGATCAAGCTGATCTGGGCCTTCTTCGGCCTGGTGCTGAGCATGATGGTGTTGAGCGGCTTGCTGATCTGGACCAAGCGCACCGCCCTGGCCACGCTCAACGCCCTCAAGCGCGAGGCCAAGACCCAGCGCACGCCGGTACCCCTCCCGGCCCTGCAGGCTGAAACCTCGGAGACGCACTGA
- a CDS encoding 2OG-Fe dioxygenase family protein: MDIPQISAHLREHHYCHRRDFADVVKVEAAEEQSFRAYWANLVRDEAFKAYTHRERRILRYRLSASRQLQIDRNTAFESPVIYAVNYRQGVNHLSYSEEGFIAHPLMRKLLAADLAVIDPHLGEHSYTIDIHQFRVRADAHACSPTTSGIHQDGLDWVFMHFIGEHNTVPVVSQVFTHETEQSQVLNVPMERFLETIMLNDRELYHRAGDVRPKVGSTPAWRDMLLVSLRRVPSNDEAQTA; this comes from the coding sequence ATGGACATCCCACAGATTTCGGCGCATCTGCGCGAGCATCATTACTGCCATCGCCGTGACTTCGCCGACGTGGTCAAGGTCGAGGCCGCAGAGGAGCAAAGCTTCCGCGCTTACTGGGCCAACCTGGTTCGGGACGAGGCGTTCAAGGCGTACACCCATCGCGAGCGACGTATCCTGCGCTATCGTTTGTCCGCTTCACGGCAACTGCAGATCGACAGGAACACCGCGTTCGAGTCGCCGGTCATTTACGCCGTCAACTATCGCCAGGGGGTGAATCACTTGAGCTATAGCGAGGAAGGCTTTATCGCGCATCCGCTGATGCGCAAGCTGCTGGCCGCTGACCTGGCGGTGATCGACCCGCACTTGGGCGAACACAGCTACACCATCGATATCCACCAGTTCCGCGTGCGTGCGGATGCGCACGCGTGCAGCCCCACCACGTCGGGGATTCATCAGGATGGCCTGGATTGGGTGTTCATGCATTTTATCGGCGAGCACAACACCGTGCCGGTGGTTTCGCAAGTATTCACCCATGAAACGGAGCAGAGTCAGGTGCTGAATGTGCCCATGGAACGGTTCCTGGAAACGATCATGCTCAACGACCGGGAGCTCTACCATCGCGCCGGGGATGTACGGCCCAAGGTCGGTTCGACACCGGCCTGGCGCGATATGCTGTTGGTCAGCTTGCGCAGGGTGCCCTCGAATGACGAGGCACAGACTGCATGA
- a CDS encoding antibiotic biosynthesis monooxygenase, translating to MQVSEKNRSFTQLIEFQIDPRQQSALVAALTVRSERLAESHAGFVRASVQVSDDGRRVLNYLQWQSREDGEAAFRRFEQGGEEFWTLIRVHQARAVTFDSFQVLRSFERSHDDALHCRLNG from the coding sequence ATGCAGGTATCAGAGAAGAATCGCAGCTTCACGCAATTGATCGAATTCCAGATCGACCCTCGCCAGCAATCTGCCCTGGTGGCGGCCTTGACCGTCCGGAGCGAGCGACTGGCCGAGAGCCACGCCGGCTTTGTGCGTGCAAGCGTACAGGTCAGCGACGATGGGCGACGGGTGCTCAACTACCTGCAATGGCAATCTCGTGAAGATGGCGAGGCGGCCTTCAGGCGCTTCGAGCAAGGCGGCGAGGAGTTCTGGACGCTGATCCGGGTGCACCAGGCCAGGGCGGTGACTTTTGATTCGTTCCAGGTGCTGCGCAGCTTTGAGCGCAGCCATGACGATGCCTTGCACTGCCGTTTAAATGGATAG
- a CDS encoding ATP-grasp domain-containing protein: MKQDAILFIDVDDSSSVRYNYREPHFAVARTRGLLCLTAAVAGRRHLQRLKDDSDGVFLLDALSEQAILDLVGQLDERYQICGIFCQAGHPSAQGEVGCIVARACQRLGLVYSNPEAVAACNNKLLMRRVLKQHGIRSVPFALCNNEQQLQQEAERLGYPLIAKPPFGGASAFIKKCSNWAQLQGHYALFVANHAAAAYADFYGCAHTLPEHDGQRHDYIPGRSILLEGYIPGIEGSVECVVAGERVYPLLINEKLLLTERSGTVLENLLISPPTSFTDSQCEQIREYAVACLHTVGLTNAVVHFEFRMTEEGPVVIEINPRVGGLYVNAAFRDLAGIDPYQLYLSLLMGEPGVTAQLEAGARKVAQAGQHYAMLAIYPQHSGRFQGIEGVEFLDRNAAVLEYAQQAPGHLIDADIEEHYLLKCWAEVEDAAHARALHDAVIKHLRVVIDNPVTG; this comes from the coding sequence ATGAAGCAAGACGCCATTCTTTTTATTGATGTCGATGACAGTAGCTCCGTTCGTTATAACTACCGAGAGCCGCATTTTGCGGTGGCTCGCACCCGTGGCCTGCTGTGTTTGACGGCCGCCGTAGCAGGGCGCAGGCATCTGCAACGGCTCAAGGACGACAGTGATGGCGTGTTCCTGCTCGATGCACTCAGCGAGCAAGCCATCCTCGATCTAGTCGGCCAGCTCGATGAGCGCTATCAGATTTGCGGGATTTTCTGCCAGGCCGGTCATCCGTCTGCTCAAGGCGAAGTCGGCTGCATCGTCGCGCGGGCTTGCCAGCGCCTGGGCCTGGTGTACAGCAATCCCGAGGCAGTTGCCGCATGCAACAACAAGTTGCTGATGCGCAGGGTGCTGAAACAGCACGGCATTCGCTCCGTGCCGTTTGCACTGTGCAATAACGAACAGCAACTGCAGCAGGAAGCTGAGCGGTTGGGCTACCCGCTGATCGCCAAACCACCGTTTGGCGGTGCTTCGGCGTTTATCAAGAAGTGCTCCAACTGGGCGCAACTGCAGGGCCACTATGCGCTGTTCGTGGCGAACCACGCCGCGGCGGCGTATGCGGACTTCTATGGCTGCGCCCACACATTGCCCGAACACGACGGCCAACGGCATGACTACATTCCGGGGCGCAGTATCTTGTTGGAGGGCTACATCCCCGGTATCGAAGGCAGTGTGGAATGTGTGGTGGCCGGTGAGCGCGTCTATCCGTTGCTGATCAATGAAAAGCTGCTGTTGACCGAGCGCAGTGGCACGGTCCTGGAAAACCTGCTGATTTCCCCTCCTACCTCGTTTACCGACAGCCAGTGCGAGCAGATCCGCGAGTACGCCGTGGCGTGCCTGCACACGGTCGGCCTGACCAACGCGGTGGTGCATTTCGAGTTCCGCATGACCGAGGAGGGGCCGGTGGTGATCGAGATCAACCCGCGCGTGGGCGGGCTCTATGTGAACGCGGCGTTTCGGGATCTGGCCGGTATCGATCCCTATCAACTGTATCTTTCGTTATTGATGGGCGAGCCGGGTGTCACTGCGCAATTGGAAGCGGGCGCGCGCAAGGTTGCGCAGGCCGGGCAACATTACGCGATGCTGGCGATTTACCCGCAGCACAGCGGCCGGTTCCAGGGCATTGAAGGCGTGGAGTTCCTCGACCGTAACGCCGCGGTGCTGGAGTATGCCCAGCAGGCGCCGGGGCACCTGATTGATGCGGATATCGAGGAACACTATCTACTCAAGTGCTGGGCCGAAGTGGAAGATGCTGCCCATGCGCGGGCATTGCATGATGCGGTCATTAAGCATTTGCGCGTTGTCATCGACAACCCAGTGACAGGATAG
- the soxR gene encoding redox-sensitive transcriptional activator SoxR, translated as MLNKELTVGQLAARSGVAVTALHFYETKGLIKSNRNAGNQRRYPRDVLRRVVVIKIAQRLGIPLATIGEALQALPDGRTPTAKDWARLSARWREDLDERINKLILLRDKLNGCIGCGCLSMDACPLRNQDDQLGERGPGAQLLEPS; from the coding sequence ATGCTCAACAAGGAACTCACGGTTGGCCAATTGGCGGCCCGTAGCGGCGTGGCCGTCACCGCCCTGCATTTCTACGAGACCAAGGGGCTGATCAAAAGCAATCGCAACGCCGGCAATCAACGACGCTATCCACGGGATGTGTTGCGGCGGGTCGTGGTGATCAAGATCGCTCAACGCCTGGGCATTCCGTTGGCAACCATCGGCGAGGCGTTGCAGGCATTGCCCGATGGCCGTACGCCCACGGCGAAGGATTGGGCGCGGCTATCGGCACGCTGGCGGGAAGACCTGGATGAGCGGATCAACAAATTAATACTGCTGCGCGACAAGCTCAACGGCTGTATCGGCTGCGGGTGCTTGTCGATGGATGCCTGCCCCTTGCGCAACCAGGATGACCAGCTCGGTGAGCGCGGGCCCGGGGCGCAGTTGCTCGAGCCCAGTTGA
- a CDS encoding sigma-54-dependent Fis family transcriptional regulator, whose translation MQLLTLPPSPALATSIRATAQVFEDPKSKALLDHIQQVAPSEASVLIIGETGTGKELVARHIHNLSARRNRPFVAVNCGAFSESLVEAELFGHEKGAFTGALSAKAGWFEEADGGTLFLDEIGDLPMAIQVKLLRVLQEREVVRLGSRKSIPINVRVLAATNVQLEKAINAGHFREDLYYRLDVVSLELSPLRERPGDILPLTRHFIEAYSQRLGYGPITLSREAEQKLKSYSWPGNIRELENVIHHTLLICRNSVIERDDLRLSNLRIERQDDSQHGIDNSAEALLARAFQKLFEEQAGALHEKVEDALLRAAYRFSHYNQVHTASLLGLSRNVTRTRLIKIGELAVNKRRPGGNLQGERMLHLSI comes from the coding sequence ATGCAGTTGTTAACCCTACCACCCTCGCCTGCCCTCGCGACCTCGATCCGCGCCACGGCCCAGGTGTTCGAAGATCCGAAATCCAAGGCCCTGCTCGACCATATCCAGCAAGTGGCGCCCAGCGAAGCCAGCGTGCTGATCATCGGCGAAACCGGCACCGGTAAAGAACTGGTGGCACGGCATATCCATAACCTCAGCGCGCGGCGCAACCGGCCATTCGTGGCGGTCAACTGCGGGGCGTTCTCAGAATCCCTCGTCGAAGCCGAACTGTTCGGCCACGAAAAAGGCGCCTTTACCGGCGCCCTCAGCGCCAAGGCGGGATGGTTCGAAGAGGCGGACGGCGGCACATTGTTCCTCGATGAAATCGGCGATCTGCCGATGGCCATTCAAGTCAAGCTGCTACGGGTGCTGCAGGAACGCGAAGTGGTGCGCCTGGGCTCGCGCAAGAGCATTCCCATCAATGTCCGGGTATTGGCCGCAACCAACGTGCAACTTGAAAAAGCCATCAACGCCGGGCATTTCCGCGAAGACCTGTATTACCGTCTCGACGTGGTCAGCCTGGAGCTCAGCCCGTTGCGCGAGCGCCCCGGCGATATCCTGCCGCTGACCAGACACTTTATCGAAGCCTACAGCCAACGCCTGGGCTATGGTCCGATCACCCTCAGTCGCGAGGCCGAACAAAAACTCAAAAGCTACAGTTGGCCGGGCAATATTCGCGAGCTGGAAAACGTGATTCACCACACCTTGCTGATCTGCCGCAACAGCGTGATCGAGCGCGACGATCTGCGCCTGTCCAACCTGCGTATCGAGCGCCAGGACGACAGCCAGCACGGCATCGACAACAGCGCCGAAGCGTTGCTGGCGCGGGCCTTTCAGAAGCTGTTCGAGGAACAGGCCGGTGCCCTGCATGAAAAGGTCGAGGATGCGCTGTTACGCGCCGCTTACCGCTTCAGCCATTACAACCAGGTGCACACCGCCAGCCTGCTGGGCTTGAGCCGCAACGTCACGCGCACGCGCCTGATCAAGATCGGTGAGCTGGCGGTCAACAAGCGTCGACCAGGGGGTAACCTGCAGGGCGAGCGGATGCTGCACCTATCCATTTAA
- a CDS encoding MFS transporter, with the protein MSHDQPLRLSTRNARLIIFARGVSDFGAFLNLVALSTYVYWLSQSVVFVSIFLACRVTGGIVASLFGIPFFRRFAGRGTLAGLDLARALLLTPLLLLIPTQQLSLLPFIAFGIGLCNSLFAIGLNSQLPTWVALEQRVNTNAWITSAAATGAVFGSLLSGLLIATGGFEAVFAVNIGTYVIAACLVLPLRALYSVAVAAHRGLSAEWHELTKGVRGAPVLAAMLLISMLDTLGSAAHNVGWPVLSQYISPDTAKTVMGYLLAVWACGKFIGARLASALLKGRGTCSMERLFMFGVALMSSGFILTFQQTELWLALLLVVWAGLGDGLSEVALVSRAQSEPDSLRLPLFSLLTLIQMAGFGVGMLVVGPFYLTWTPAQVIVLFHGLPLTALVVMTLWLACTAYRVRQNVSGTPPSH; encoded by the coding sequence ATGAGCCACGACCAACCGTTGCGCCTGTCGACCCGCAACGCCCGGCTGATCATTTTTGCACGGGGCGTTTCCGACTTTGGCGCCTTTCTCAACCTGGTGGCATTGTCCACCTATGTCTACTGGCTCAGCCAAAGTGTGGTGTTCGTCAGTATCTTCCTGGCGTGCCGCGTAACCGGCGGCATTGTCGCCAGCCTGTTCGGCATCCCGTTTTTCCGGCGTTTCGCCGGGCGCGGCACCTTGGCGGGACTGGACTTGGCGCGCGCGCTGCTGCTCACGCCGCTCCTGTTGCTGATCCCTACGCAGCAACTCAGCCTGTTGCCATTTATCGCCTTTGGTATCGGCTTGTGCAATTCGCTGTTTGCCATCGGCCTCAACAGTCAATTGCCCACCTGGGTTGCCCTGGAACAGCGGGTGAACACCAATGCCTGGATCACCTCGGCGGCCGCCACCGGCGCCGTGTTCGGCAGTTTGCTGTCGGGCTTGCTGATTGCCACCGGGGGCTTTGAGGCGGTGTTCGCGGTGAACATCGGCACCTATGTGATAGCCGCGTGCCTGGTGCTGCCATTGCGTGCGTTGTACAGCGTAGCCGTGGCCGCGCATCGCGGACTGTCGGCCGAATGGCATGAGTTGACCAAGGGGGTGCGAGGCGCGCCGGTGTTGGCCGCCATGTTGCTGATCAGCATGCTCGACACCCTCGGCAGCGCGGCGCATAACGTCGGTTGGCCGGTGCTGTCGCAGTACATTTCGCCAGATACAGCCAAAACGGTGATGGGTTATCTGCTGGCGGTCTGGGCCTGCGGCAAATTTATCGGGGCACGCCTGGCCAGTGCGCTGTTGAAAGGCCGGGGCACTTGCAGCATGGAGCGCCTGTTCATGTTCGGCGTCGCGCTGATGTCCAGTGGCTTTATCCTGACCTTCCAGCAAACCGAGTTGTGGCTGGCGCTGCTGTTGGTGGTGTGGGCGGGGCTGGGGGACGGGCTGTCCGAGGTGGCGCTGGTCTCCCGGGCGCAAAGTGAACCGGATAGCTTGCGCCTGCCGCTGTTCAGCTTGTTGACCCTGATCCAGATGGCGGGCTTCGGCGTGGGCATGCTGGTGGTCGGGCCGTTCTATCTAACCTGGACGCCGGCCCAAGTAATCGTGCTGTTCCATGGGCTACCGCTGACGGCCTTGGTGGTGATGACGCTGTGGCTTGCGTGCACGGCTTACCGAGTTCGGCAAAATGTGTCAGGCACACCGCCCTCACATTGA
- a CDS encoding VOC family protein, whose translation MSVKAIPEGYHSVTPYLGIDKAGEAIDFYKNAFGATQVMRLDMPDGRVGHAELRIGDAAIMLGSPCEQMALRSPSEHASVGLHLYVDDVDAQFKQAVAAGATVLSEPSDQFYGDRSASVKDPFGHLWFLATHKEDLTEEQIRQRAMEMFAQG comes from the coding sequence ATGAGCGTAAAAGCTATTCCCGAGGGCTATCACAGCGTGACGCCGTACCTGGGCATCGACAAAGCGGGCGAAGCCATCGATTTCTACAAGAACGCCTTTGGCGCTACCCAGGTCATGCGCCTGGACATGCCTGACGGCCGCGTCGGCCATGCCGAACTGCGCATCGGTGACGCGGCGATCATGCTGGGCTCTCCCTGTGAGCAGATGGCCCTGCGTAGTCCGAGTGAACACGCCAGCGTCGGATTGCACCTGTATGTGGACGACGTCGACGCGCAGTTCAAACAGGCCGTGGCGGCGGGCGCAACGGTGCTGTCCGAGCCGAGTGACCAGTTCTATGGCGACCGCTCCGCGAGCGTAAAGGACCCCTTCGGCCACCTCTGGTTCCTGGCCACGCACAAGGAGGACCTGACCGAGGAACAGATCCGTCAGCGTGCGATGGAGATGTTCGCACAAGGCTGA